In Streptomyces sp. NBC_01408, one DNA window encodes the following:
- a CDS encoding sporulation protein, whose amino-acid sequence MGFRKLFASLGAGGASVDTVITEPNVVPGGIVQGEVRIQGGSVEQQIEGLSVGLQARVEVEGGDQEYKQDIVFSKQRLGGAFQVQAGALHVVPFGLEIPAETPITHFGGQHLHGMNIGVSTELEIARAVDAGDLDSINVHPVPAQQAILDAFRQLGFSFRSADMERGHIRGTRQTLPFYQEIEFLPPSQYRGLNQVELTFVSDGREMDVVLEMDKKPGMFSEGSDTYRCFQVGLQSYQETDWAMYLNQWIASVGSQRNWF is encoded by the coding sequence ATGGGGTTCAGGAAGCTGTTCGCGAGCCTGGGTGCCGGTGGTGCCTCGGTGGACACGGTCATCACCGAGCCGAACGTCGTGCCGGGCGGGATCGTCCAGGGCGAGGTCCGGATCCAGGGCGGGTCCGTGGAGCAGCAGATCGAGGGGCTGTCCGTCGGGCTGCAGGCGCGGGTCGAGGTCGAGGGCGGTGACCAGGAGTACAAGCAGGACATCGTCTTCAGCAAGCAGCGCCTCGGCGGTGCCTTCCAGGTGCAGGCGGGCGCGCTGCACGTGGTGCCGTTCGGGCTGGAGATCCCCGCGGAGACGCCGATCACCCACTTCGGGGGCCAGCACCTGCACGGGATGAACATCGGGGTCAGCACGGAGCTGGAGATCGCGCGCGCGGTGGACGCCGGCGACCTCGACTCGATCAACGTGCACCCGGTGCCGGCGCAGCAGGCGATCCTGGATGCCTTCCGCCAGCTCGGCTTCTCCTTCCGCAGTGCGGACATGGAGCGCGGTCACATCCGCGGTACGCGCCAGACGCTGCCGTTCTACCAGGAGATCGAGTTCCTGCCGCCGTCGCAGTACCGGGGGCTGAACCAGGTCGAGCTGACCTTCGTGTCGGACGGCCGGGAGATGGACGTGGTCCTGGAGATGGACAAGAAGCCGGGGATGTTCAGCGAGGGCAGTGACACGTACCGCTGCTTCCAGGTGGGTCTGCAGTCGTACCAGGAGACCGACTGGGCGATGTACCTGAACCAGTGGATCGCGTCGGTGGGGTCGCAGCGGAACTGGTTCTGA
- a CDS encoding DNA-3-methyladenine glycosylase codes for MSARADRTPLPRSFFDRPVLTVAPDLLGRTLVRRTPEGPLELRITEVEAYEGEADPGSHAYRGRTIRNASMFGPPGHAYVYFIYGMWFSLNLVCGPPDHASGVLLRAGEVTMGADLAAKRRLSARNRSELAKGPARLATALDVDRSLDGTDLCGGPDSPLSLLAGTPTSPDLVSSGPRTGVGGAGAAHPYRFWITHDPTVSPYRAHAPRRRST; via the coding sequence ATGAGCGCGCGAGCTGACCGTACGCCCCTGCCCCGGTCCTTCTTCGACCGCCCGGTCCTCACCGTGGCCCCGGACCTTCTCGGTCGCACCCTGGTCCGCCGCACCCCGGAAGGCCCGCTCGAACTGCGCATCACGGAGGTCGAGGCGTACGAGGGGGAGGCCGATCCGGGCTCCCACGCCTACCGGGGCCGCACCATCCGCAACGCATCGATGTTCGGTCCGCCCGGACACGCGTACGTCTACTTCATCTACGGCATGTGGTTCAGCCTCAACCTGGTGTGCGGCCCGCCGGACCATGCGAGCGGGGTCCTGCTGCGCGCGGGCGAGGTCACGATGGGCGCCGACCTGGCCGCCAAACGGCGACTGTCAGCCAGAAACCGGAGCGAACTGGCCAAAGGCCCGGCCCGCCTGGCCACCGCCCTGGACGTGGACCGCTCCCTCGACGGCACCGACCTCTGCGGGGGCCCCGATTCCCCCCTGTCCCTCCTCGCGGGCACGCCCACCTCACCCGACCTGGTGAGCAGCGGCCCGCGCACCGGGGTGGGCGGCGCCGGCGCGGCCCACCCCTACCGCTTCTGGATCACGCACGACCCGACGGTGAGCCCGTACCGCGCCCACGCGCCACGCCGCCGCTCAACTTGA
- a CDS encoding YbhB/YbcL family Raf kinase inhibitor-like protein, whose amino-acid sequence MSELKRPPLPHDFHPEVHAFTVTSADLAPGAELDDAQVKSGGDLSPQLRWEGFPEGTKSFAVTCFDPDAPTGSGFWHWVLFDLPVSVTELPAGAGSGAFEGLPAGAVHGRNDYGTKDFGGAAPPAGERHRYVFTVYAVDREKLGPGAEASPAVVGFNLRFHTLGRAQLIGEYEGPVG is encoded by the coding sequence GTGTCCGAGCTGAAAAGGCCGCCGCTCCCGCATGATTTCCACCCCGAGGTGCACGCCTTCACCGTGACGAGCGCCGATCTGGCTCCGGGTGCGGAACTGGACGACGCTCAGGTCAAGTCGGGTGGCGACCTCTCGCCGCAGCTGCGGTGGGAGGGGTTCCCGGAGGGGACGAAGAGCTTCGCCGTGACCTGCTTCGACCCGGACGCGCCGACGGGCAGCGGGTTCTGGCACTGGGTGCTCTTCGATCTGCCGGTCTCGGTCACGGAGCTGCCGGCCGGGGCGGGCAGCGGCGCGTTCGAGGGGCTGCCCGCGGGCGCCGTGCACGGGCGCAACGACTACGGGACGAAGGACTTCGGCGGGGCTGCGCCGCCGGCCGGAGAGCGGCACCGGTACGTGTTCACCGTGTACGCCGTGGACAGGGAGAAGCTGGGTCCCGGTGCCGAGGCGTCTCCCGCGGTCGTCGGTTTCAATCTGCGGTTCCACACGCTCGGGCGGGCCCAACTGATCGGTGAGTACGAGGGTCCTGTCGGCTGA